The following is a genomic window from Pelodiscus sinensis isolate JC-2024 chromosome 12, ASM4963464v1, whole genome shotgun sequence.
TTTTGGAAACACATTTTATATGATCTGATTCATTGAGTCTTGAAAGTGTAAGACATCTTTTAGCAAGATGCTTATGCTTAAAAGTCAATTTGGGCTGCAGGAAGGGAAAAGGAAACGCCCCATTTCTCTGTATATTTTACAAGTGGATTTCCTGATATTCTGAATTTTCTTTTAGCCTCTATCTGGGAGGGGGATTTACTGTATAGAAGACATAAAAAACTTATGAAGCTAAAAAAGAAAAGCTTGATGTTAAAGAATACTTTATATGTATCAAATGGTGACATTTCAAACACAGCTGTGATCTTGCAacatactgattttttttgtcagtTCTGCATAAaacttgtttgtttaaaaatagagACACGATCATGTGAGATGCTGACCCAATTCCTGTGACAACTTGCTTCATGGTGTTTTCTTTGACTGTGCTTTGAATGTTTGCCTCCTCTTTTCCAGATTTTACATTACATTGTTTTGAGAATTAGTCTCCTGTGCGGAATGCAAACCCAAGCTGTCACTGTCTCCTACCCCCAGCTTATGAGCGGCTGAACTCATTGTAGGGAAACTTGCGTTGAAGCCAGTTTctgcttggtggtggttacaaagGGTTACGTCTTCGTCGCTTTGTTAAACAGCCTGCGACACAGAAGTGATGAGTTTGAACACACAAGACACAGTTTTATtcctgaaaatgtaaacaaaaaaattctagggaggttgtggaatctccctcagtggagagagggaagagcaggctggacagacacggGTCAGGGATGACCTCCATGGTGCTGCATCAGGACTGGATTTCTCGcggtgatttgtccttttcatatttgttcatttttttaaattctatcctttggtatatatggttgtgactactttcttccactatttgatctgaggaagtgggtctggcccacgaaagctcatcatctaataaaccatcttgttagtctttaaagtgctatattgtcctgcattttgcttcaactaccccagactaacacggctacatttctatcaccttccTTTCCTGTAATTCTCTGAAATagggtgggctggggccaggggcagggctcccccggggggggggggggtgagatgggCTGGGACCAGCCAGGGGCCACTGGTCCAGAGATGGTGCTcagctgtccggggggaggggcagaacccctgggggctgctccagtgctcagcttacagggaacacgggtggggggggggcatggtagGCGGAGCCGGGAGGGGTTGGCTGTCACCAATCAGGGCTGGctttgggcgggggaggggggatggtgggCGGAGCCAGAGGCGGGAGGGGCTGGCTTTGGGCGGGGCCAGTGAGTGCTGCGCGTACGCCTCTCAAGGGGGCCGGGCGCGCGCGCAGCCCCCACGCGCCGCGCTGCTCGGTGCCTGCCTTGCAGGCGGCAGCGgggcccgcccccgcccccattgACAATGGTTCAGCCCGCGCTCCCCCGCCTGCAGTGCTAAtggttccctccccctccctgccgcaCGTGAGCCGCGCGGGTTGCACGCATGCGCAGAGCGCCCGGCCCGGAGGCGGCTGGTCGGTAGGATGAGCGAGCGGGAGAGCGAGTCGCAGCGGCTGCTGGCGGGGCTGGTCCGCCCCTTCCCGGACTTCCCGTCCCCCGGGGTCGTCTTCCGGTCAGCGGCAGGGCGGGGagcggcggggagcggggggggggggtgatggggtagggggtggggctgggagcggggggggggggtagggggtgggactgggagtgggggggtggtgatggggtagggggtgggactggggttggtgatggggcaggagcgggggggtggtgatggggtagggggtggggctgggagtggggggtggtgatggggtagggggtggggctgggagtgggggggtggtgatggggtagggggtgggactggggttggtgatggggcaggagcgggggggtggtgatggggtagggggtggggctgggagtgggggggtggtgatggggtagggggtgggactggggttggtgatggggcaggagcggggggggtggtgatggggtagggggtggggctgggagtgggggtggtggtgatggggtagggggtgggactgggagggggggtggtgatggggcagggggtggggctgggagtggggcagggggtggtgaTGGGGTAGGGgacggggctgggagtggaggggggtgaTGGGacgtgaggtggggctgggagcaggagagggcaggacCATGTTTTTTCACTCATGATTGAGTTCAGCCATCATTTCAAGAGCTCTTTGGCAGTTACAAGTTGAACcgctctaatctggcacccttgggacctaaccagTGTGGAACCAGgggatttgctgaaccacgggagatcactattgtctagcagcatgaccaacacttcccccacttactgggctcttcagagacattgaggggtaaattagagctaaataacagcacagaacactgagcgctaggactggtggctggaaacaaactttatcgGATGGCGGGAAACTTTGCCGCCCCCATGtgaagtggacatctagctaactaaaatcatgctgtacTACAGGTGTcgctgggctagagaggttcaacatacACGGGCCCTTGACGCTGCTGATCCACTGGTACAATCCAAGCTTCGTAAACGTGGGGAGGGTACGCTGCAGGCTCTGAGCTGTGTAATGTAGCTTTCAGGTTCTAGGGAAATCTCATTTTGTTCTTTTATTTGTAGGGATATCACCCCTTTGCTAAAGGATCCTATCGCCTTCGGGGCTATGATTGATATTTGGGAAGATCATTTAAAGACACGCTACTCTATGGTCGACTACATTGCAGGTGGGTAGCATGATAAACATTTAGTGAAACATCTATGTAATACAGGCCAGAACAGTATTGTCCGTCCATACAGAGATTGCATGGTAAGCAAAGATCAGAAACAACCCCTTTAATGAGGCAGAAGAGATTGTATATCGTCATGGGATTGCAGCATTATGACTGTTTATCGTAATGTACCAAGCTACATAACACTAGAAGCTAGTGAGGTTGTATTAGTTGTGTGCTGCAGTTTTCTGACATGCTGTTTTGAGTGTTGAAAACACCCCCTCCATGAACATTTGGGAAGAACTGCCTTTATTTAAAACGATTTAATAGCAGTAAGCAGGGAAATAGCCAATGTAAGTGAATTACTGCATTGTCTTGCTTGTCTGTAACTTGCCATTAAGCCAGGACTAGGGCTATATTAATAGAAAAGACACAAACCGCGTTTCCATTTTCTGCTTGTCTCAGGATGCCTGGTTACAGACCAACTACAGCTGTTGTGTTCCTACTAACACATTGTTTAAGGACATGGACATGAGTACGGAATGGGAGAGGGATGATTTGACAGTAGCCCAGCATTGTTGAGTTTAGTGGACTCTGTTCAGTTCTTAGCGGCTGTAATCAGGATGGGTTTACAGGATGGGATACCGTGTTTCTGGTCCTGCAGTTGAGTTGATATTGAGACTTAATTTCTTATCAGCACAGACAAGAACCAGTTTACAGACTAGTCGAGGGAGCTGCTAACATAGATACCAGTGTGATATATGTCAAAACGTCAGGTGGCATTTCATAGTCAGTCGGTAGGAATACAACCGTACGGTGGGAGTGCTAGTCAGTACAGAGAGCTGCTAGAACCCCCGAGTACAGGAAAGTAACTGAAACGTGGAACATTTGCAGAGTGTGAAAGCTGAATGGTTTCCCTTGGGTAACAGTGTttttgttgctctgcttcctgtaGGTCTGGATGCCCGTGGTTTCCTCTTTGGCCCTGTTCTGGCACAGAGACTAGGGATTGGCTTTGTGTTAATACGAAAAAAGGGGAAGCTGCCGGGTCCAACCAAGTCTGTCTCATATGACCTTGAATATGGCCAGGTAATAGCCAGAAGAGAATTGCTGGTGATTTGACAGTAACCCCATGGCAGTGGGTTTCGCGGACTCTTTTGAGTGACGAGTGGCTGTGAATTCTGCCACAGAGACTAAGGAAGGTCTTGTTTGCTGAGCTCGCTGAGCTGCTTTGGGGCTCAGGGGATGGTAGTGAGGTGAAGCCCATCTAGCAGTTGGTGCTAGAGATTTTCCCCACCATTGGTCTGGAGCTCGTGATGAGAACCCAACATTGGAAGTCAGGAGATCTAAATCCCAtgctggttgtgcccagagattAGTCCCTGCATTGTAGAGGTGGTGTGAGGCTTAACAGAGTTACCCTGGCAAACTGTGTTGAGATCTTTGGAGAAAAGGTACTTAATCCAGACAACTATTCTGCGAGGCTTAAATCTGAGTGCAGGTATTAGTCATAAAAACTGCTGATTTTCAGGAGCGCAGGAATGACAGCAAACCCTGTGCTTCTGGAAGAAGGCGAGTGGCACAGGGAAGTGGAAAGAAGGGAGATTATATGAAAATAATCCATTACTTTTTCCCACTCTGGATTGTTTCAGTAAATGCTCCAGTcaaatgctctttttttttttttttaatcgttTAAAAGCAGGAAACACTTACTGCACAACTGGTTCATGCTATAGGGATGTAGAAAACCATTAAAAAAGGTCACCCGTTAACCGATATCATTTTGGTTAACTGTGGAGTGCTGCTCTGGGCCCGCTGTACCGTGGCTGGTGGACTGCTCTTGCTGGGCCCACTGCAAGCTGGCGGCTGCTCCCACCAGTTACTGGATAAGCATGCCAGCCAGGCTAATGCTTACCGAGTAACCAGTTAATCTTTTACATCTCTGGTTCATGCCTGGGCCTGGTTGGGAGAGAGGCAGCATAGGCTTGATAATACAGTGTTAGCGAGCTAACTGATGCTGCTGAAGTCCTGGCAGGTGAACACTATTGAGGTAAGCCCTCCCTTGCACAATAAAAGTTCTGTCGTAGTCACAGACGTTGCATGGGTTAATCCGTATGTGAAAGGGGATCATGTCCCTGGGAGGACAGAGAAAAGGTGCTTTCGTGGCCTGCTGCATATATAGAGACGCCCTAGGGCTGAAACCCAGGACTTTCTTCAACCAAgccaggtaaacaggatgaagtttaagaaggacaaatgcaaagtgctccacttaggaaggaacaatcagtttcactcatacagaataggaagcaactgtctaggaaggagtacggcagaaagggatctaggggtcatagtggtccacaagctgaatatgagtcagcaatgtgatgccgttgccaaaaaagcaaacatgattctgggatgcattaagaggtgtgtggtgagcaagatatgagaagtcattcatccgctctactctgctctggttaggcctcagttggagtattgtgtccagttctgggcaccgcatttcaagaaggatgtggagaaattggagagggtccagagaagagcaacgagaatgattaaaggtctagagaacatgagctatggaggaaggctgaaagaattgggtttgtttagtttagaaaagagaagattgagaggggacatgatagcagttttcaggtatctaaaagggtgtcctaaggaggagggagaaaacttgttcatcttggcctctgaggatagaacaagaagcaatgggcttaaactgcagcaagggaggtttaggttggacattaggaaaaagttcctaactctcagggtggtcaaacactggaataaattgcccagggagattgtggcatccccatctctggagatatttcagagtaggttagataaatgtctatcagggatggtctagacattattaggtcctgccatgagggcagaggactggactcgatgacctctcgaggtcccttccagtcctagtattctatgagtctatacaTCCTAGGCCAGTGTATTACATACAGGGATTCCAGTCCCATCCGAGGGGCTGTTCTGGGAGAGAGAATACAATGTGGTTTCCTGGAGCTCAAGGCCCGTGGGTGCTGAAAGTCAGGATTTCCTTGATGAATGTGATGTCTGCATCTGGCACCACCCTACCCTTTTCTACACTAGACTAGAATCAAGCTGCCTTCTCAATCCTGCAGGCTGAACTTGAGATCCAGAGCGATGCCTTGAAACCAGGGGAGAAGGTGATCCTTGTTGATGACCTGCTTGCAACCGGAGGTAAGGGCAGCCACGCAGTTACGTCTGCTGCATGTGTAGCTGGCCGTGCTTAGCCTCGCGCAGGGTGCTTTCTGCTGAAGCTGTTTTCAAGAGGATGGAACCTGTTGATCAAAGTGGGCTTGGGACTTTACGGGGAGAGGGATGCAGCCGTTTGGAAAGTTCAGTAAAACCACTGCCCCGAGGTCTGCTGGAGTCTAGCTCGGTCATGTCAGACTCCATTGTCTGGTTGGCGTTTCTCTGCGGTGCCTCTTTGCTTTCTGCAAATGGAAAGGGACCTGTTTGCGTGTCACTGTGCTGCTTGTAACCCTGTGCTTAGCGGTGGTTTCAGGTTGGAACCTGTGTGCCGTACTGCTTGTAACCCTTGGAGTGACTGTATCTCTCTGCTTCGTGTCCCCGTTGTGCAGGTACCATGCGTGCAGCCTGCGAGCTGATCCAGAAGCTGAAGGCTGACGTCCTAGAGTGCTCGGTGGTCATAGAGTTAAAATCTCTGCAAGGGGCAGAAAAACTGAAGCCCGTTCCCGTCTACTCTCTGCTGCAGTATAACTAACGATCTTCAGACCGGAGAATGCCGCTGTGTTCGGATCACAGCTGCCTTCTCACTGGAGAGCTGCGACGGTGTCTCACCTCAAACAATTGCTTGAAGGCAACAGGTGCTAGAACTGTGTGTTTtcagggcgggaggaaggggagcTGTGGAGAATACTgtcctgtgtgtgtgtcccacTGTTTCCTCGAGAGAGAGTAAAACATGCTTGGATTTCCATGTAGATGTGGGGCTGGTGCGGTAGCAGACCTGCTTCTGGTTGTTTCCCCCCATTAAAATGGCCTTTTAGAGAGCTCGGTGTGTGAGTGGTGCTGCTCGGGGTCGGGGTGATCTGGATGGAGAACTGAGGTGATGCATTTTGTGGGACCGGGGCTCGCTTTTGGCTTCGTCCCAGGATCAGCAGTGCCGGGCTGAGACGTTGATGGTGGTGAACGAGTAGAGAACGACACGTTGTATGTGGCTTCCGAAAACGGGCTGTCGCGTTCCCGGCTTTTCTTTGGGGCACTGCATGCGTGGGTGGCCTTTCCTGGCAGTGGAATGGGTTGCTcacgtgggagaggcaggaactgCCGATGAGTCAttacacccacccctccccagccttctgAAAAGGAGAGGAAACGGTTCCCCCATCCCAGCAAGGGCAGCGAGGCCCCCCATGCTCCAGCTCATAGACTGACTCCTCTGTCCATGCCGCCTTACTCTGACCGAGCTGAAGGTGATATAGTGAGGGGGAACTGCCATTGAGCCAGTCTCCTGTTTAGCTTTTCCTGTGGACGGCTCCAGCGGTGGATTTGATGAGAAACGAGGAAGGGTTTGAGATTTCCTTGCGGTTGGGAGGGAGGAATCGGTTCCTCTGTCAGTGAACACGAATGTGCTGTTGGACTTTGGTACGATGCCCCCTTTTACTGCAGCTACATGCTCGGGTTACAGCTGGGCTGTCAGTGCTGAGAACGGAGCGCACTGAGAACGGAGCGCACTGAGAACGGAGCGCACTGGCAATTTCAGCATAAGGAATGGGCGCAAGCCCCCAGGTTATCATGCTCCTCATACTTCAGACAAAACATGCTTCTTTTTACTGGCTCCCTTCTACAGATAGTAACTTCCTTCAGCTCTGCCTTTGTaacccataagaacggccagactggctcagaccaaaggtccatctggcccagtgtcctgtctgacaACAATGGCttataccagatgccccagaggagtgaacagaacaggtaatccctcccctgtcacccacctccagagtaacagaggctaggacaccattcctgcccatcctggctaatagccagggctcgacaaatcgctgtttctactcacccatggtgagtagatttcagccggtcgccccgttcactggcgCTGCACGCAcgcgcggtgcggggctggcgagtagatctcgCCGCGGTTTGTCAAttccggctaatagccattgatggatctaacctccaggaatctatgtagctcttttttgaaccctgttcaagtcctggtcttcacagcatcctctggcaaggagttccagcatCCTGAAAGATTATTCCAGGCTCTGGTTGATACCGctgtctcccctcccatcccatctATTCCCTTGTTCCAAATATTCACCAGCATTGGGACGGCCAGAAAAGGGAGGAGAGAGTGGAGCCATGCTCACTGTGGCTGCGTCCGCATAGGAGCAGCCCTAAgcaagctgccagcaactggcgccctaggcgaaacgtGCAATCGacgtgcgatcggcgcccctgcttccaaagccctca
Proteins encoded in this region:
- the APRT gene encoding adenine phosphoribosyltransferase, whose protein sequence is MSERESESQRLLAGLVRPFPDFPSPGVVFRDITPLLKDPIAFGAMIDIWEDHLKTRYSMVDYIAGLDARGFLFGPVLAQRLGIGFVLIRKKGKLPGPTKSVSYDLEYGQAELEIQSDALKPGEKVILVDDLLATGGTMRAACELIQKLKADVLECSVVIELKSLQGAEKLKPVPVYSLLQYN